Proteins from a genomic interval of Qipengyuania sp. JC766:
- a CDS encoding trehalose-6-phosphate synthase yields the protein MSRLIVVSNRVSVPKARGAAGAQGGLAVALGSALRERKGMWFGWSGEEVDEFTGHLNLQNIDGVTTATIDLEAQDVEEYYNGYANRSLWPLFHYRVDLAEYRSDFGKGYERVNERFAQTLGPLLEEDDLIWVHDYHLLPLGERLRAGGAENKIGFFLHIPWPPRNLLVALPFHERLVLTMLQYDLIGFQDEESVDSFLAYCRKELGADVDEDTGRVDYRGRSVSVRSFPIGLDYEEFLEGGKSGASRQAEQRMLSSSRHRKLIIGVDRLDYSKGLPEKFDAVGRYFDENPHRVKETLFVQVAPPSRQDVTTYQQIRETLEQKAGQINGARSEVDLVPIRYVNRGYPRQELFGFYRAAHVGLVTPLRDGMNLVAKEYIAAQDEEDPGVLVLSRFAGAAEQMDDALLVNPYSMEEVSRAIGQAIEMPLDERRDRWEKLNEVVATETVEKWRQNFVDALAGG from the coding sequence TTGAGCCGCCTGATCGTCGTATCCAACCGTGTTTCCGTTCCCAAGGCCCGGGGGGCCGCAGGCGCACAGGGTGGATTGGCGGTCGCTCTCGGCTCTGCACTGCGCGAACGAAAGGGCATGTGGTTCGGATGGTCGGGTGAGGAAGTCGACGAGTTCACCGGCCATCTGAACCTGCAGAACATCGACGGGGTGACGACCGCGACGATCGACCTGGAAGCGCAGGACGTCGAGGAATACTACAACGGTTACGCGAACCGCTCGCTCTGGCCGCTGTTCCATTACCGCGTCGACCTCGCCGAATATCGGAGCGATTTCGGCAAGGGGTACGAACGGGTCAACGAACGCTTCGCGCAGACGCTGGGTCCGCTGCTGGAAGAAGACGACCTGATCTGGGTGCACGATTACCACCTGCTGCCGCTGGGCGAGCGGTTGCGGGCAGGCGGGGCCGAAAACAAGATCGGCTTCTTCCTCCACATACCCTGGCCGCCGCGCAATCTGTTGGTGGCGCTGCCCTTCCACGAGCGGCTTGTCCTCACCATGCTGCAATACGACCTGATCGGGTTCCAGGACGAGGAATCGGTCGACAGCTTCCTCGCCTATTGCCGCAAGGAACTGGGTGCCGACGTGGACGAGGACACCGGGCGGGTCGATTATCGCGGGCGCAGCGTGTCGGTCCGGTCCTTCCCGATCGGGCTCGATTACGAGGAATTCCTGGAAGGCGGCAAGTCGGGCGCATCGCGCCAGGCGGAACAGCGCATGCTGTCCAGTTCGCGGCATCGCAAGCTGATCATCGGGGTCGACCGGCTCGACTATTCGAAGGGTCTGCCGGAGAAATTCGACGCGGTCGGGCGGTATTTCGACGAAAACCCGCACCGGGTGAAGGAAACGCTGTTCGTGCAGGTCGCCCCGCCCTCGCGGCAGGACGTGACCACCTACCAGCAGATCCGCGAGACCCTCGAGCAGAAGGCGGGGCAGATCAACGGCGCTCGCTCCGAGGTGGACCTGGTCCCGATCCGCTACGTCAATCGCGGCTATCCCCGGCAGGAGCTGTTCGGGTTCTATCGCGCGGCCCATGTCGGGCTGGTGACGCCCTTGCGCGACGGGATGAACCTGGTCGCCAAGGAATATATCGCGGCGCAGGATGAGGAGGACCCGGGCGTGCTGGTCCTCTCCCGCTTCGCCGGCGCGGCCGAGCAGATGGACGATGCGCTGCTGGTCAATCCCTATTCCATGGAAGAAGTCAGCCGGGCGATCGGGCAGGCGATCGAGATGCCGCTCGACGAGCGCAGGGACCGGTGGGAAAAGCTGAACGAGGTCGTTGCGACCGAGACGGTCGAGAAGTGGCGGCAGAACTTCGTGGACGCCCTGGCGGGGGGCTAG
- a CDS encoding glycoside hydrolase family 15 protein — translation MARSVSSLDLWPIGNCQVSAMVDADAGFVWACVPRVDGDPVFCSLLNGDRQDEGVWRFELVDQVSSSQEYCRNTATLKTRLEAKDGSAIEVIDACPRFSRSGRMYRPVAFIRIVRPVAGTPRIRINLSPMTGYGSKVAETTHGTNHIRYLIGPQAIRLSTDAPIGYILEKRTFRVERDLHFFLGPDEPFNGNVGNEVEGMLEATDDYWRDWARGLATPMEWQDAVIRAAITLKICQHEETGAIVAALTTSVPEAPGSERNWDYRFCWIRDSYYTVQALNGLGALDVLEKYLAYLRNIVDNCDGGRIQPLYSVMGETELTETMADSLAGYRGMGPVRVGNAAYFQEQHDAYGQIVLPTAQAFYDHRLFRMADDSDFESLERVGEMAWNFHDKPDAGLWEFRTRQEVHTYSTLMSWAACDRLANVARYRGMTDKEQLWSGRAQKIRTMIETQAWNEDGEYYASAMGGSHLDASVLQMIDLKFLKPEDDRFQSTFAAIEKNLRRGEHMLRYDSEDDFGLPETAFNICTFWLIEALHLAGRPEEARDLFEKMLSHRTRSGLLSEDLDFETGELWGNFPQTYSLVGIINCAALLSKSWSSIR, via the coding sequence ATGGCTCGGTCTGTGAGTTCGCTCGATCTGTGGCCGATCGGCAATTGCCAGGTTTCGGCGATGGTCGATGCCGATGCCGGTTTCGTCTGGGCCTGCGTCCCGCGGGTGGACGGGGACCCGGTGTTCTGCTCCCTCCTCAACGGTGACCGACAGGACGAAGGCGTCTGGCGGTTCGAACTGGTCGACCAGGTGTCCTCCAGCCAGGAATACTGCCGCAACACCGCCACGCTGAAAACCCGGCTGGAAGCGAAGGACGGCAGCGCGATCGAGGTGATCGATGCCTGCCCGCGTTTCAGCCGCTCGGGCCGGATGTACCGCCCGGTCGCCTTCATCCGCATCGTGCGCCCGGTGGCCGGCACACCGCGCATCCGCATCAACCTGTCCCCGATGACGGGATACGGCAGCAAGGTCGCGGAGACGACGCACGGCACCAACCACATCCGCTACCTGATCGGACCGCAGGCGATCCGCCTCTCCACCGATGCGCCGATCGGCTACATCCTCGAAAAACGCACCTTCCGCGTCGAACGGGACCTGCATTTCTTCCTCGGGCCGGACGAGCCGTTCAACGGCAATGTCGGCAACGAGGTCGAAGGGATGCTGGAAGCGACCGACGATTACTGGCGCGACTGGGCGCGCGGCCTGGCGACGCCGATGGAATGGCAGGACGCCGTCATCCGCGCCGCCATCACGCTCAAGATCTGCCAGCACGAGGAAACGGGCGCCATCGTCGCCGCATTGACCACGTCCGTGCCCGAAGCGCCGGGGAGCGAGCGCAACTGGGACTACCGGTTCTGCTGGATCCGCGATTCCTATTACACGGTGCAGGCCCTGAACGGCCTCGGCGCGCTGGACGTGCTGGAAAAGTACCTCGCCTACCTGCGCAACATCGTCGACAATTGCGACGGCGGGCGCATCCAGCCGCTCTATTCCGTGATGGGCGAAACCGAACTGACCGAGACCATGGCCGACAGCCTGGCGGGCTATCGCGGGATGGGACCGGTGCGGGTCGGCAATGCCGCCTATTTCCAGGAACAGCACGACGCCTACGGCCAGATCGTTTTGCCGACGGCACAGGCGTTCTACGACCATCGCCTGTTCCGCATGGCGGACGATTCCGACTTCGAAAGCCTGGAACGCGTGGGCGAGATGGCGTGGAACTTCCACGACAAGCCCGATGCGGGCCTGTGGGAATTCCGCACCCGGCAGGAAGTCCATACCTATTCCACGCTGATGAGCTGGGCCGCCTGCGACCGGCTGGCCAATGTCGCGCGCTATCGCGGCATGACGGACAAGGAACAGCTCTGGTCGGGCCGGGCGCAAAAGATCCGCACCATGATCGAAACGCAGGCGTGGAACGAGGACGGCGAATACTACGCCTCGGCCATGGGCGGATCGCACCTGGATGCGAGCGTGCTGCAGATGATCGACCTCAAATTCCTGAAGCCGGAGGACGACCGGTTCCAGTCCACCTTCGCCGCGATCGAGAAGAACCTGCGACGTGGCGAGCACATGCTGCGCTACGACAGCGAGGACGATTTCGGCCTGCCCGAAACCGCCTTCAACATCTGCACGTTCTGGCTGATCGAAGCCTTACATTTGGCAGGTCGGCCGGAAGAGGCGCGCGATCTGTTCGAAAAGATGCTATCGCACCGGACGCGCTCGGGTCTCCTGTCGGAGGACCTGGATTTCGAGACCGGCGAATTGTGGGGCAATTTTCCGCAGACCTACTCGCTGGTCGGAATCATCAATTGCGCCGCCCTGTTGTCCAAGTCGTGGAGTTCCATTCGTTGA
- a CDS encoding DUF969 domain-containing protein, with product MNYWPLVGITIVVAGFALRFNPLLVVVGAAVATGLLAGLDFVAVVEALGAAFNDNRYISVTWIILPVIGLLERYGLQQRARAVIEGLRGATMGKLLVVYLGFRQITAAIGMKDIGGHPQAVRPLIAPMAEAAAHKSHGQLSDEENDKVKAMSAATDNVGLFFGEDIFFAIASILLIQGVFESAGYPLTPLQLSVWAIPTAICAFFIHGGRILAFDRRLGRRAR from the coding sequence ATGAACTACTGGCCGCTGGTCGGCATCACGATCGTCGTTGCCGGGTTCGCGCTGCGCTTCAATCCACTGCTGGTGGTGGTGGGCGCGGCAGTCGCGACGGGTCTGCTGGCCGGGCTGGATTTCGTGGCGGTGGTCGAGGCGCTCGGCGCCGCGTTCAACGACAACCGCTATATCAGCGTGACCTGGATCATCCTGCCGGTCATCGGACTGCTGGAAAGATACGGCCTGCAGCAGCGTGCCCGGGCAGTGATCGAAGGTCTGCGCGGGGCCACCATGGGCAAGCTTCTGGTCGTCTATCTCGGCTTTCGCCAGATCACCGCGGCGATCGGGATGAAGGACATCGGTGGCCATCCGCAGGCGGTGCGGCCGCTGATCGCCCCGATGGCGGAGGCCGCCGCGCACAAGAGTCACGGCCAGCTGTCCGACGAGGAGAACGACAAGGTGAAGGCCATGTCGGCGGCGACCGACAATGTCGGCCTGTTCTTCGGGGAGGACATCTTCTTCGCGATCGCATCCATCCTGCTGATCCAGGGCGTGTTCGAAAGCGCAGGCTATCCGCTGACGCCGCTGCAATTGTCCGTGTGGGCGATCCCGACCGCGATCTGTGCCTTCTTCATCCATGGCGGCCGGATCCTCGCATTCGACCGCCGGCTGGGGAGGCGGGCGCGATGA
- a CDS encoding DUF979 domain-containing protein, which translates to MITYEWLYVLTGFFFLAWSLLSAMDRTNGKRWGNAAFWGLLAGSFLFGSHIGDFANGVLVLALVGIAGVGGLGRSDPPTTSPEERLNFSALLGNRLFLPALVVPITAVAGTLLYNYTPLSETGLIEERRETLILFAVGVLFALAAAMVWLKPPALAPAEEGRRLLDSIGWAAILPQMLAALGAVFALAGVGDIIGSLAGSVIPDGSVLLTVIVFCLGMAIFTMIMGNAFAAFPVMAAAIGIPLLVEDYGGNPAVIGAVGMLAGFCGTLLTPMAANFNIVPAALLELKDQNGVIRQQVWTAIPLWVCNVAIIYIGGYLLWT; encoded by the coding sequence ATGATCACGTACGAATGGCTCTATGTCCTGACAGGCTTCTTCTTCCTCGCCTGGTCGCTGTTGAGCGCGATGGACCGGACGAACGGCAAGCGGTGGGGCAATGCCGCGTTCTGGGGCCTGCTGGCGGGGAGCTTCCTGTTCGGCAGCCATATCGGGGACTTCGCCAACGGCGTCCTTGTCCTCGCGCTGGTCGGCATTGCGGGTGTCGGCGGGCTGGGGCGGAGCGACCCGCCGACGACCTCGCCGGAGGAGCGGCTGAACTTCTCCGCCCTGCTGGGTAACCGGCTGTTCCTGCCCGCTCTCGTCGTCCCGATCACGGCGGTCGCCGGGACGCTGCTCTACAATTACACGCCCCTGTCGGAGACGGGGCTGATCGAGGAGCGGCGCGAGACGCTCATCCTGTTTGCCGTGGGCGTCCTCTTCGCGCTGGCAGCGGCGATGGTCTGGCTGAAGCCGCCCGCACTCGCACCTGCGGAGGAGGGGCGCAGGCTGCTCGATTCCATCGGCTGGGCCGCGATCCTGCCGCAGATGCTGGCGGCGCTGGGCGCAGTGTTCGCGCTGGCCGGGGTGGGGGACATCATTGGCAGTCTCGCAGGTTCGGTCATTCCGGACGGCAGCGTCCTGTTGACCGTGATAGTCTTCTGTCTCGGCATGGCGATCTTCACGATGATCATGGGCAACGCCTTTGCCGCCTTCCCGGTGATGGCGGCCGCGATCGGCATTCCGCTTCTGGTCGAGGACTATGGCGGCAATCCCGCGGTGATCGGCGCGGTCGGCATGCTGGCGGGTTTCTGCGGAACGCTGCTGACGCCTATGGCCGCCAACTTCAACATCGTGCCCGCCGCGCTGCTCGAACTGAAGGACCAGAACGGCGTGATCCGGCAGCAGGTATGGACCGCGATCCCGCTCTGGGTCTGCAATGTCGCGATCATCTATATCGGAGGATACCTGCTGTGGACCTGA
- a CDS encoding hydantoinase B/oxoprolinase family protein yields MFLADTKAGWRFAIDRGGTFTDVVATTPAGQLVTDKLLSENPAHYDDAATESVRRLMDRHGEGPIAEMRIGTTVATNALLERKGERLALAITKGFADALRIGTQARPDIFARHIVLPEQLPERVVEIDERIGADGNVLRDLDTAAARQTFAALREDGYDSIAIVLMHGWKYRQHEETLARLAKEAGFAQVSVSHEVAPLIRLVPRGDTTAVDAYLSPVLDRYVEGLRRSLPATGNLRFMQSNGGLAEVGAFRGKDAILSGPAGGVVGMVATGAELGHSRLIGFDMGGTSTDVAHYAGEYELTGDSVVAGVRVAAPMMQIHTVAAGGGSICSFDGARFRVGPESAGAHPGPACYRNGGPLTVTDCNLVLGRIDPAFFPHVFGPDGDQPLDPAAARARLEEVAAQLPEPQDLEDIARGFLAIAVDGMANAIRKISVARGHDVTRYALACFGGAGGQHACMVADELGIETVLVHPLAGMLSAYGIGLAPVKAIHEVSIVRPLEDDFESDLAALEETARAALVEQGIAPDAVCTEASARLRFSGSDSVLSIACEDHAEMDEAFRLLHRRRFGYSDAEAAIIVEALSVEASGHSGGLARAAVEPDATGGEASGDWPTYGRAALADGDGVEGPALVIDPGSTTVVEPGWRARLADEGSLVLARETQLVRDRAAGTDIDPVRLEIFNNLFMAIAEEMGVVLQSTATSVNIKERLDFSCALFDRAGSLIANAPHIPVHLGSMGDSIARVIEVRGQGRDGRGFRRGDAYVLNDPFRGGTHLPDITVIVPVFYDEEADEPDAFVAARGHHADIGGIAPGSMPPESRTIEEEGVMIDNLLMVDEGEFRDGAVRAALADARHPARNPDRNLSDLRAQLAACTRGVELLQAAARDQGGDVVAAYMDHVLANAEESVRALLGRLDDGEFSYAMDNGGEVKVAVRIDDGTRSAVFDFSGTSEQQAGNFNAPRSITRAAALYVLRTLIDDAIPMNDGCLRPVELIVPEGSMLNPRPGAAVVAGNVETSQVVTDTLFAATNRLAPSQGTMNNFTFGNDSHQYYETICGGSGAGPDHDGTSAVQTHMTNSRLTDPEILETRLPVRLDTFAIRRGSGGAGAHRGGDGVERRVTFLEPMRANILANRRSIPPRGIAGGGDAEPGRNWVERADGTRMELGATGSAEMQPGDSFVILTPGGGGYGRADA; encoded by the coding sequence ATATTCTTGGCGGACACTAAGGCAGGATGGCGGTTCGCGATCGACCGGGGAGGAACCTTCACCGACGTGGTGGCGACGACCCCTGCCGGACAACTGGTGACGGACAAGCTGCTGTCCGAGAACCCGGCGCACTACGACGACGCGGCGACCGAGTCCGTCCGCCGCCTCATGGACCGGCATGGCGAGGGCCCCATTGCCGAAATGCGTATCGGGACCACCGTCGCCACGAACGCCCTTCTGGAGCGCAAGGGGGAGCGCCTCGCGCTCGCCATCACGAAAGGCTTTGCCGATGCCCTGCGCATAGGCACTCAGGCGCGCCCGGACATATTCGCCCGCCATATCGTCCTGCCCGAACAATTGCCTGAGCGGGTGGTCGAGATCGACGAGAGGATCGGGGCGGACGGAAACGTGCTGCGGGATCTCGATACCGCTGCGGCGCGGCAGACGTTCGCGGCGCTGCGCGAGGACGGCTACGATTCCATCGCCATAGTCCTGATGCATGGCTGGAAATACCGTCAGCACGAAGAAACCCTCGCGCGCCTGGCGAAGGAAGCTGGCTTCGCGCAGGTCAGCGTAAGCCACGAGGTCGCGCCGTTGATCCGGCTGGTGCCGCGCGGCGATACCACCGCGGTGGACGCCTATCTCTCGCCGGTGCTCGATCGCTATGTCGAGGGGTTGCGACGCAGCCTGCCCGCCACCGGCAATCTGCGCTTCATGCAGTCCAATGGTGGGCTGGCGGAAGTCGGCGCTTTCCGCGGCAAGGATGCGATCCTGTCCGGGCCGGCCGGAGGCGTCGTGGGGATGGTCGCCACCGGGGCCGAACTGGGCCATAGCAGGCTGATCGGGTTCGACATGGGCGGGACCAGCACGGATGTCGCGCATTACGCCGGCGAATACGAACTGACGGGCGACAGCGTGGTTGCTGGCGTGCGCGTGGCCGCGCCCATGATGCAGATCCACACCGTTGCGGCGGGCGGGGGGTCCATCTGCAGTTTCGACGGCGCGCGCTTCCGCGTCGGACCGGAAAGCGCCGGGGCGCATCCCGGGCCGGCCTGCTATCGCAATGGCGGTCCGCTGACGGTGACCGACTGCAATCTCGTCCTCGGACGGATCGATCCGGCCTTTTTCCCGCATGTCTTCGGCCCGGACGGCGATCAGCCGCTCGATCCCGCCGCCGCCCGCGCTCGGCTGGAAGAGGTGGCGGCGCAGCTGCCCGAGCCGCAGGATCTGGAAGATATCGCAAGAGGCTTTCTCGCCATTGCCGTCGACGGAATGGCGAACGCCATCCGCAAGATCAGCGTGGCGCGCGGGCATGATGTGACCCGCTACGCCCTGGCCTGTTTCGGGGGTGCGGGCGGCCAGCACGCCTGCATGGTCGCGGACGAGCTGGGGATCGAGACGGTGCTGGTCCATCCGCTTGCCGGGATGCTCTCCGCCTACGGAATCGGTCTGGCACCGGTAAAGGCGATCCACGAAGTAAGCATCGTGCGCCCGCTGGAGGACGATTTCGAAAGCGATCTGGCGGCGCTGGAGGAAACCGCGCGGGCTGCGCTCGTCGAACAGGGGATCGCGCCCGATGCGGTATGCACCGAGGCGAGCGCCCGCCTGCGTTTTTCCGGCAGCGACAGCGTGCTGAGCATTGCGTGCGAAGACCATGCGGAAATGGACGAGGCGTTCCGCCTGCTCCATCGCCGGCGCTTCGGCTACTCCGATGCGGAAGCCGCGATCATCGTCGAAGCGCTGAGCGTGGAAGCGAGCGGCCACTCGGGCGGTCTGGCCCGCGCCGCGGTCGAGCCGGACGCAACCGGGGGAGAAGCCAGCGGCGACTGGCCGACCTACGGACGGGCCGCGCTGGCGGACGGAGACGGCGTCGAAGGCCCGGCGCTGGTCATCGATCCCGGCTCCACCACCGTCGTGGAACCGGGATGGCGTGCGCGGCTTGCGGACGAGGGCAGCCTGGTGCTGGCTCGCGAGACGCAGCTGGTGCGCGACCGCGCGGCGGGGACCGATATCGACCCCGTACGGCTGGAGATCTTCAACAACCTGTTCATGGCGATCGCCGAGGAAATGGGAGTCGTGCTCCAGTCCACGGCGACGTCGGTCAATATCAAGGAGCGGCTCGATTTCTCCTGCGCCCTGTTCGATCGGGCCGGATCGCTGATCGCGAACGCCCCGCACATTCCGGTCCATCTGGGGTCGATGGGCGACAGTATCGCGCGGGTGATCGAAGTGCGCGGGCAAGGCCGCGACGGGCGCGGGTTCCGGCGCGGCGATGCCTACGTCCTGAACGACCCGTTCCGGGGCGGGACCCACCTGCCGGACATCACCGTGATCGTGCCGGTGTTCTACGACGAAGAGGCGGACGAGCCCGATGCCTTCGTCGCGGCGCGCGGCCACCACGCCGATATCGGCGGCATCGCGCCCGGCTCCATGCCGCCCGAAAGCCGGACCATCGAGGAGGAGGGCGTTATGATCGACAACCTCCTGATGGTGGATGAAGGCGAATTCCGCGACGGTGCAGTCAGGGCGGCGCTGGCGGACGCAAGGCATCCCGCCCGTAATCCCGACCGCAACCTGTCCGACCTGCGCGCGCAGCTGGCCGCCTGCACGCGCGGCGTGGAGCTGCTGCAGGCGGCGGCACGCGATCAAGGAGGGGATGTCGTCGCGGCCTATATGGACCATGTCCTCGCCAATGCGGAAGAAAGCGTGCGCGCCCTGCTCGGGCGGCTGGACGACGGCGAGTTCTCCTACGCGATGGACAATGGGGGGGAGGTGAAGGTCGCCGTCCGGATCGACGACGGGACGCGATCCGCGGTGTTCGATTTTTCCGGGACGAGCGAACAGCAGGCCGGCAATTTCAACGCCCCCCGCTCGATAACGCGGGCCGCGGCGTTGTATGTCCTGCGAACCCTCATCGACGATGCGATCCCGATGAACGACGGATGCCTTCGCCCGGTCGAACTGATCGTGCCGGAAGGCTCAATGCTCAATCCCCGTCCCGGCGCCGCGGTCGTGGCCGGGAACGTGGAAACGAGCCAGGTCGTGACCGATACGCTGTTCGCCGCGACGAACCGCCTGGCGCCGAGCCAGGGGACCATGAATAACTTCACCTTCGGCAATGACAGCCACCAGTATTACGAGACGATCTGCGGCGGTTCGGGCGCGGGCCCGGACCACGACGGGACGAGCGCGGTGCAGACCCACATGACCAACAGCCGCCTGACCGATCCGGAGATACTGGAGACGCGCCTGCCGGTGCGACTGGACACATTCGCGATCCGGCGGGGATCGGGCGGCGCGGGCGCGCATCGCGGCGGCGACGGGGTGGAGCGCCGGGTCACGTTCCTGGAGCCGATGCGGGCGAACATCCTCGCCAACCGGCGGTCGATACCGCCGCGCGGGATTGCAGGCGGCGGGGATGCCGAACCGGGTCGCAACTGGGTCGAGCGGGCGGACGGAACCCGCATGGAACTGGGCGCGACGGGATCGGCCGAGATGCAGCCCGGCGACAGCTTCGTGATACTGACGCCCGGTGGGGGCGGATACGGAAGGGCCGACGCATGA
- the otsB gene encoding trehalose-phosphatase — protein MSLFLDFDGTLVPLADTPDGIKVPETLGERLVALAGRQDGRLALVTGRYLDDITGHLSTDGIAMSGSHGAEFHNLPGVEAAPVDPGRSDAALRAVERFAQECEGLLIERKAHGFGLHYRANPDARHRVEALADELAALHDLRIKRGKMVIELTHSTADKGAAVRAIMDAKPFSDGMPVFVGDDVGDEDGFRAAGDLGGFGVLVGEPRETAARYRFDDVSEVHAWLGL, from the coding sequence GTGTCCCTGTTTCTAGATTTCGACGGCACTTTGGTTCCCCTGGCCGACACTCCCGACGGGATCAAAGTCCCCGAAACGCTGGGCGAAAGGCTCGTGGCGCTGGCAGGCCGGCAGGACGGACGGCTGGCGCTGGTGACCGGCCGCTATCTGGACGACATCACGGGCCATCTGAGCACCGACGGGATCGCGATGTCGGGGTCCCACGGCGCGGAATTCCACAATCTCCCGGGCGTGGAAGCGGCGCCCGTCGATCCGGGCCGGAGCGACGCGGCGCTGCGGGCGGTGGAACGCTTCGCGCAGGAATGCGAAGGATTGCTGATCGAACGCAAGGCGCACGGGTTCGGCCTGCATTACCGGGCCAATCCCGATGCCCGCCACCGGGTGGAGGCGCTTGCGGACGAGCTCGCCGCCCTGCACGACCTGCGGATCAAGCGAGGAAAGATGGTGATCGAACTCACGCACAGCACGGCGGACAAGGGCGCGGCGGTCCGCGCGATCATGGACGCGAAGCCGTTCTCCGACGGAATGCCGGTATTCGTAGGCGACGATGTGGGCGACGAGGACGGGTTCCGGGCTGCCGGCGATCTCGGCGGGTTCGGCGTCCTCGTGGGCGAGCCGCGGGAAACCGCCGCCCGGTACCGGTTCGACGATGTTTCGGAGGTGCATGCATGGCTCGGTCTGTGA
- a CDS encoding DUF2891 domain-containing protein: MDLTQDIASRFARTALGHVTRPYPYKDDHVFTGDADARPPRVDHPVFFGSFDWHSCVHGWWTLLTLRRLFPDMPEAGEIAALGDATFTPEKLAVELAYLERPESRGFERPYGWGWLLYLHHEASRHTDRDWGRRIEPLARAFADRFGNYLRVLTYAITVGTHFNTAFALVLAREWAQERDSRLFATIDEWALAAFGSRTDYRGWEPGGDEFLSPVLIAALLMARVMPQTQFVPWFEGLVLENGWVRDLVPATVSDRSDGKIAHLDGLNLSRAWCLTEIAKVLGPHPEADMIRDVARRHGSAAMDHVTGDYMGEHWLASFALLALLASRD, encoded by the coding sequence GTGGACCTGACGCAGGATATCGCCAGCCGCTTCGCGCGGACCGCTCTCGGCCATGTGACCCGACCGTACCCCTACAAGGACGACCATGTGTTCACGGGCGATGCCGATGCCCGCCCGCCGCGCGTCGATCACCCGGTGTTTTTCGGCAGCTTCGACTGGCACAGCTGCGTCCACGGATGGTGGACCCTGCTGACCTTGCGGCGGCTGTTCCCCGACATGCCGGAGGCAGGCGAAATCGCCGCGCTGGGCGACGCGACATTCACCCCGGAGAAGCTCGCTGTCGAACTAGCCTACCTCGAGCGGCCGGAATCGCGCGGGTTCGAACGGCCCTACGGATGGGGCTGGCTGCTGTATCTGCATCACGAAGCGTCACGGCACACGGACCGGGACTGGGGCCGCCGGATAGAACCGCTCGCCCGCGCCTTCGCGGACCGGTTCGGGAATTACCTGCGCGTCCTGACCTACGCGATTACCGTGGGCACGCACTTCAACACGGCCTTCGCGCTCGTGCTGGCGCGCGAATGGGCGCAGGAGCGCGATTCGCGCCTGTTCGCGACTATCGACGAGTGGGCGCTCGCCGCGTTCGGGTCGCGCACGGACTATCGCGGGTGGGAGCCGGGGGGCGACGAATTCCTGTCGCCCGTGTTGATCGCCGCGCTGCTGATGGCCCGGGTCATGCCGCAGACGCAGTTCGTGCCGTGGTTCGAAGGGCTGGTGCTGGAGAACGGTTGGGTGCGCGATCTCGTGCCGGCGACCGTTTCGGACCGCAGCGACGGCAAGATCGCCCATCTCGACGGGCTGAATCTCAGCCGCGCCTGGTGTCTCACGGAAATCGCGAAGGTGCTGGGCCCCCATCCGGAAGCCGACATGATCCGGGACGTCGCCCGCCGGCACGGCTCAGCGGCGATGGACCATGTGACCGGCGACTACATGGGCGAACACTGGCTGGCGAGCTTCGCCCTGCTTGCGCTGCTGGCTTCGCGGGACTAG